A DNA window from Bdellovibrio sp. BCCA contains the following coding sequences:
- a CDS encoding tail fiber domain-containing protein yields MELIKRMARHGLFLGALMFGATALATPGTLNYQGRILKSDGTALEYNNVSFAFEVTNETGTCVFYREQRNNVNMQGSKGIFDIPIGEGTKLYPTSLGYSLRDVFNNSVQHTCEGNTTYTPAFDEVRVLRVQFHDGTGWKVVTPNTTIRSVPFANFAYSASRIGDKQAADFILKNAVTSCTAGQYLTFDGTNFTCQNDAGGAGMVADINVTAPLTKSGTASIPTLGITTGTTAGTVAAGNDARFTDARPPTGTAGGDLSGSYPNPTVAKIQGVAVSSTAPTSGHFLKYDGSQWLSSAVATSDVLGLSATLSNYLTTSAFNSAVGSGNCAAHQTPYWSSVSGSFQCQSINVSLAGDVSGTIGSVSVNKIKGVDVDTTGLTSGQILKYDGTKWAPAADSNAGGTVTNITTGTGLSGGPITTTGTISLANTAVSAGSYTRANITVDAQGRLTSASNGAAVNLASEITGVLPIVNGGTGQATALAAFNGLSPATTKGDLITRDTTNNIRLPVGTNGQVLSANSAQASGLEWITPTNGTVTNVSGTAPIVVATGSTTPAISINDATTSTKGAVQIGSGLSVSSGTISADPSTFSSAVPVSKGGTGATSMTANRLIASNGTGSALVPFTCSAGYVITFDATGMMICSPFPDAFVNGGNIFGTTTTLGTNDAQNLGFKTNGVVRATLKTDGSFGLGNPNPSYPLDVTASSNAARFTSSYNAGTRVLFANTDTGGKTWNLVSTGSASTGGAGALVIADFSSSSTGQFSFRGDGKLGVGTVSPAAALHVSAPSAVGRISASGLNEDATFQINNEIENSGFALKRSDVTNTLQFNYEAPIGTTSKQILSMTSSGYVGIGTTAPTSALTMINNAVSDLNDDFNIMTYSDTYTPSILLTRYKGTLAAPTAITAGLLSSIQTRGYNGSTIAEVAGLRFLAEENWTTTATTNNGALSFHTSTNGASTEKMRVTSSGNVGIGITAPLATLHVGGNIKLGPVNPANTGTLPGYGNYLYFHGGPAPATSDSDVTDPIWMARYNIAADQSELRVNFTDNNQAQDAFSVGYTNAGVFNSMMRVQGDGKVGIGDTSPSYKLDVNGEVAGRNGLGYVLYMGGDSSGDLEIGTTQTSNNNLVFYNRGGGYAMDIMARNITYTGSLNPSDRRLKKDIHPLQKSLENILKIEGVSYFWKEPQKYSEGLQRGVIAQQVEEVFPDLVKTDKAGMKKVNYLGFISPIIESLKEFYSLWFHDSQKIHQELAEQKSQIAILEEKNKALERHNEALEKRLQAIEAHLRQPTSVGSH; encoded by the coding sequence ATGGAACTCATAAAAAGAATGGCACGTCACGGATTGTTTTTAGGCGCACTAATGTTTGGTGCTACGGCACTCGCGACTCCGGGAACTTTAAACTACCAGGGCCGGATCTTAAAATCCGATGGAACCGCGTTGGAGTATAACAACGTGAGCTTCGCGTTTGAGGTTACGAACGAAACTGGCACTTGTGTTTTCTATCGCGAACAACGCAACAACGTGAACATGCAGGGCTCAAAAGGAATTTTTGATATTCCTATTGGTGAAGGAACAAAACTTTATCCAACATCTTTAGGCTATTCTTTGCGCGATGTTTTTAATAACTCTGTTCAACATACCTGCGAAGGAAATACGACTTATACACCGGCCTTTGATGAAGTGCGCGTCCTGCGTGTGCAATTTCACGACGGGACGGGATGGAAGGTCGTCACCCCGAACACGACAATTCGTTCAGTACCCTTTGCCAACTTTGCTTACTCGGCATCTCGAATCGGCGACAAGCAGGCGGCCGATTTTATTTTAAAAAACGCGGTAACATCGTGTACGGCAGGTCAGTACTTAACTTTTGATGGAACAAATTTTACATGTCAAAACGACGCCGGTGGGGCAGGAATGGTGGCAGATATCAATGTCACGGCTCCTCTCACTAAAAGCGGCACCGCTTCAATTCCAACTTTAGGAATTACGACGGGAACAACTGCGGGCACCGTGGCTGCGGGCAATGATGCGCGTTTCACAGACGCTCGTCCTCCCACGGGAACGGCCGGAGGAGATTTAAGTGGCTCGTATCCAAATCCAACAGTTGCAAAAATTCAAGGTGTGGCTGTTTCATCAACGGCACCGACGTCAGGTCATTTTCTAAAATACGATGGGTCGCAGTGGTTAAGTTCTGCGGTTGCAACAAGTGATGTCTTGGGACTTTCAGCGACACTTTCAAATTATCTAACGACATCGGCATTCAATTCAGCTGTAGGCAGTGGCAACTGTGCGGCCCACCAAACTCCCTATTGGAGTTCGGTTTCAGGATCTTTTCAGTGTCAGTCAATCAATGTGTCTTTAGCAGGTGATGTGAGTGGAACTATCGGCTCTGTTTCTGTGAATAAAATTAAAGGCGTAGATGTTGATACAACAGGATTAACAAGTGGTCAGATTTTAAAATACGACGGAACGAAGTGGGCACCGGCTGCGGACTCCAATGCAGGAGGAACTGTTACGAATATCACAACAGGCACAGGGCTTAGCGGTGGTCCGATCACAACGACGGGAACTATTTCTCTTGCGAATACTGCGGTTTCAGCAGGTTCTTATACTAGAGCAAATATCACGGTGGATGCTCAAGGTCGTTTGACGTCTGCAAGCAATGGGGCCGCTGTGAATCTTGCTTCGGAAATCACGGGTGTTTTGCCCATCGTAAATGGTGGCACCGGACAAGCTACGGCTCTGGCGGCTTTCAACGGACTTTCTCCTGCGACGACAAAAGGCGACCTTATCACAAGAGATACAACGAACAACATTCGTCTTCCCGTGGGAACGAATGGACAAGTTTTATCTGCAAACTCGGCGCAGGCGTCAGGACTTGAATGGATTACGCCAACAAACGGAACTGTCACAAATGTCTCTGGAACAGCTCCTATTGTTGTTGCCACTGGCTCGACGACTCCGGCGATTTCAATTAACGATGCGACGACTTCAACAAAAGGTGCTGTTCAAATCGGTTCAGGTCTTTCTGTATCATCAGGAACGATCAGTGCAGATCCATCCACGTTTTCTTCTGCAGTGCCGGTCAGTAAGGGTGGTACAGGCGCAACATCCATGACGGCCAATCGTTTGATTGCGTCGAATGGAACGGGTTCGGCTCTTGTGCCTTTTACTTGTTCTGCGGGTTATGTGATTACCTTTGATGCTACCGGAATGATGATCTGCAGTCCTTTTCCAGATGCTTTTGTTAACGGTGGAAATATTTTCGGCACGACAACAACTTTGGGAACTAACGACGCCCAAAATTTAGGATTTAAAACAAATGGTGTCGTTCGTGCGACTCTTAAGACTGACGGAAGTTTCGGTCTTGGAAATCCCAATCCTTCTTACCCTCTTGATGTCACGGCGTCTTCAAATGCGGCCCGCTTTACTTCGAGTTACAACGCTGGAACTCGCGTGCTATTTGCAAATACGGACACCGGAGGTAAGACGTGGAATTTAGTCTCAACAGGTTCCGCAAGTACGGGTGGAGCAGGGGCCCTTGTTATCGCGGATTTCTCTTCAAGTTCAACGGGACAATTTTCTTTTAGAGGTGATGGAAAACTAGGTGTGGGAACCGTGTCTCCTGCCGCGGCTCTTCATGTTTCAGCGCCCAGTGCTGTTGGAAGAATTTCTGCGAGCGGTCTTAATGAAGATGCGACTTTTCAAATCAATAATGAAATAGAGAACAGTGGTTTTGCGCTCAAACGTTCCGATGTTACAAATACTTTGCAATTCAACTACGAAGCTCCGATTGGAACAACATCAAAACAGATTCTTTCGATGACGAGCTCAGGCTATGTTGGCATCGGTACAACCGCTCCGACTTCCGCTCTGACGATGATAAACAATGCCGTGTCGGATCTTAATGATGATTTTAATATCATGACTTATTCGGATACTTACACGCCGTCGATCTTATTGACGAGATACAAAGGAACTTTGGCGGCACCAACAGCTATTACGGCGGGACTTCTTAGCAGTATTCAAACCAGAGGCTATAATGGTTCTACAATTGCCGAGGTCGCAGGTTTGCGTTTTCTTGCCGAGGAAAACTGGACAACGACCGCAACGACGAATAACGGAGCTCTCTCATTCCATACATCTACGAATGGAGCATCGACAGAAAAAATGCGTGTGACGTCTTCTGGCAATGTCGGGATTGGTATCACGGCACCTCTTGCAACTTTGCATGTGGGAGGAAATATTAAACTTGGCCCCGTGAATCCAGCCAATACGGGAACTTTACCTGGATATGGAAACTATCTTTATTTCCATGGGGGACCTGCACCAGCGACGTCAGACAGTGATGTGACCGATCCGATCTGGATGGCACGTTATAATATTGCAGCTGACCAATCTGAATTACGTGTGAATTTTACGGATAACAATCAAGCGCAAGACGCATTTTCCGTGGGATACACCAATGCCGGAGTATTTAATTCCATGATGCGTGTTCAAGGTGATGGCAAAGTAGGAATCGGTGACACCTCTCCAAGTTACAAACTCGACGTCAACGGCGAGGTGGCAGGTCGTAACGGTCTTGGTTATGTTCTTTATATGGGAGGAGATTCTTCAGGTGATCTTGAAATCGGGACAACCCAGACGTCCAACAATAATTTAGTGTTCTACAATCGGGGCGGTGGTTATGCGATGGACATTATGGCCCGAAATATCACTTACACGGGTTCTTTGAATCCCTCAGATCGCCGTTTGAAAAAAGATATTCATCCATTGCAAAAATCTTTGGAAAATATTTTGAAAATCGAAGGTGTTAGCTACTTCTGGAAAGAGCCTCAGAAATATTCCGAAGGTCTTCAGCGCGGAGTGATCGCACAACAAGTGGAAGAAGTTTTTCCGGATTTAGTAAAAACAGATAAAGCCGGAATGAAAAAAGTGAATTATCTGGGCTTCATTTCGCCGATCATTGAAAGTCTTAAAGAGTTTTATTCGTTGTGGTTCCATGACAGCCAAAAAATCCATCAGGAACTCGCTGAACAAAAATCTCAAATCGCTATTCTGGAAGAGAAAAACAAAGCTCTTGAAAGACACAATGAGGCTTTGGAAAAACGTCTTCAAGCGATTGAAGCGCATCTTCGTCAGCCGACTTCCGTGGGCTCTCATTAA
- a CDS encoding HU family DNA-binding protein, producing the protein MTKADLINLISEKAGITRVKAETVVNTIFDSMVEALMRDDRIEIRGFGSFVNRQYGAYKGRNPRTGEIINVDEKKLPFFKVGKELKEDINNGPEKKG; encoded by the coding sequence ATGACAAAAGCGGATTTGATTAATTTAATCTCTGAAAAAGCGGGCATCACACGCGTAAAAGCTGAAACCGTTGTGAACACTATTTTTGATTCTATGGTGGAAGCATTGATGCGCGATGACCGTATTGAGATCCGTGGTTTCGGCTCATTTGTAAATCGTCAGTATGGTGCTTATAAAGGACGCAATCCTCGCACAGGTGAAATCATCAACGTCGACGAGAAAAAACTTCCATTCTTCAAAGTCGGAAAAGAACTGAAAGAAGACATCAACAACGGGCCAGAGAAAAAAGGCTAA
- a CDS encoding glycosyltransferase family 4 protein, with protein sequence MAKRSRLPDTLNICLTSHRFPILSRATDHGFLWPIARGLAKEGHKVTVLAATSPLKKPEVIRDGVRVFYLHEGAKNLAHMNFQMAVRQRFAQLHKEDPFHLVHSIDKSGYRIGSRKDDLKVAMAYDVEATQMSQLFAILAMKQDTLGSMLTTALATTYKFLTTYYGGDRQLLSTADGIFVTNPQQRIILERYYLYPDYHTYTVPYGIELGDLTPKEKSLELRKKLSIPENAHVAVTITDMTEVQEIMPLLRAFEKVAIKKPNSYLIVVGNGPKFKDIEFQVLNLALGNRVVMTGAVPSTEIEDYIVLGDVFVNMGSRSTGFEPSTLEAMAQKKVVLGSEVSPIANIIEDGRDGFLLRPADVDSMSNLLVEIFSGTMPAEEIGDRARQKVVDLFDTPKMVQATLDAYRKILLNTGLYKKH encoded by the coding sequence ATGGCCAAAAGATCCCGTCTTCCTGACACTTTAAACATCTGTCTGACTTCGCATCGCTTTCCGATTTTAAGTCGCGCGACAGATCATGGATTTTTGTGGCCGATCGCTCGCGGGCTTGCCAAAGAGGGACATAAGGTCACGGTTTTGGCAGCGACTTCTCCGTTAAAAAAACCTGAAGTTATTCGTGACGGTGTGAGAGTTTTTTATCTGCATGAAGGCGCAAAAAACCTGGCTCACATGAATTTTCAAATGGCTGTGCGCCAACGTTTTGCCCAGCTTCATAAAGAAGATCCGTTTCATCTTGTTCATAGTATCGACAAATCGGGCTACCGCATTGGCAGTCGCAAAGATGATTTGAAAGTCGCGATGGCCTATGACGTTGAAGCCACTCAAATGTCGCAACTTTTTGCGATTCTCGCGATGAAGCAAGACACTTTGGGAAGTATGCTCACGACGGCTCTTGCAACTACTTATAAGTTTTTGACGACTTACTATGGTGGCGATCGTCAGCTGCTTTCAACAGCGGATGGAATTTTCGTTACGAATCCTCAGCAAAGAATCATTCTTGAAAGATATTATCTCTACCCGGATTATCACACTTACACTGTGCCTTACGGAATTGAACTTGGTGATTTAACCCCCAAAGAAAAGTCATTAGAGCTTCGTAAAAAATTGAGCATTCCAGAGAATGCCCATGTCGCTGTGACGATCACGGACATGACGGAAGTTCAAGAGATCATGCCTTTGCTGCGGGCTTTTGAAAAAGTCGCGATCAAAAAACCGAATAGTTATTTGATCGTTGTCGGAAATGGTCCGAAGTTTAAAGACATCGAATTTCAAGTTCTGAATCTGGCTTTGGGAAATCGCGTGGTAATGACCGGAGCCGTTCCCTCCACCGAGATTGAGGATTATATCGTTCTTGGTGATGTCTTCGTGAACATGGGTTCGAGAAGCACGGGTTTTGAACCTTCTACTTTGGAAGCTATGGCACAAAAGAAGGTTGTTTTAGGATCGGAAGTGTCCCCAATTGCTAATATTATTGAAGACGGTCGCGATGGGTTTTTACTGAGACCTGCCGATGTGGACTCGATGAGTAATCTTTTGGTCGAAATTTTCTCAGGAACCATGCCTGCTGAGGAGATCGGCGATCGGGCACGCCAAAAAGTGGTCGATCTCTTTGACACGCCTAAAATGGTCCAGGCGACTCTTGATGCCTACCGTAAAATCCTTCTGAACACAGGTTTGTATAAGAAGCATTGA
- the mutT gene encoding 8-oxo-dGTP diphosphatase MutT has protein sequence MTDDSAVATKPKKSKIRKGHWIPVVAGFLRKDGKILVGQRPENNSLAGQWEFPGGKIETGETPEEALARELNEELGIEAEVGELKLACTHSYGDVGILILFYEILYWKGEPRAKHHMMLEWIHPEELKHRNIPEANRKILHKIYKALGLEWRK, from the coding sequence ATGACGGACGATAGCGCAGTAGCGACAAAACCTAAAAAATCTAAAATCCGCAAAGGACATTGGATTCCTGTGGTCGCTGGCTTTTTGCGTAAAGATGGTAAAATCTTGGTCGGTCAACGCCCCGAAAACAACTCTCTTGCAGGCCAATGGGAATTTCCTGGTGGCAAAATTGAGACAGGTGAAACTCCCGAGGAAGCTTTGGCGCGTGAGCTCAATGAAGAATTGGGCATTGAAGCCGAAGTGGGCGAACTCAAACTTGCTTGTACACATTCTTACGGAGATGTAGGGATCCTCATATTATTTTATGAAATCCTATACTGGAAGGGCGAGCCTCGGGCCAAGCACCACATGATGCTTGAGTGGATTCATCCAGAAGAGTTGAAGCACCGAAACATCCCTGAGGCCAATCGCAAAATCCTTCATAAGATTTATAAAGCCTTAGGACTTGAATGGCGAAAATAA
- a CDS encoding quinone-dependent dihydroorotate dehydrogenase: MRPWLVLPPQWAHDLSSLALPIYSLVHGRKTPHWKSFTWRDLYFANPLGIAGGVDKNAENLKDWWALGCGFVEVGTVTPLPQAPNPGKIMDRDLKLQAMWNKMGFPSHGADETFYNLAFYAPNYRTPIFVNIGKNRYTPNNQAVQDYLTLVDKFRPFADAFVVNISSPNTKGLRDLQNKENLRDLIGPIVDRVSHFEPTPVLVKLSPDMGDEALAETVLHCQELGVDGFVLTNTTLSRPPGCHFPSEGGLSGAPLKELSQRALKVAVESLGKKREGLLLVSVGGVLTPEDVFERLQMGADLVQIYSALVFHGPSFFHDVARRYNDGR, encoded by the coding sequence ATGCGTCCTTGGTTAGTTTTACCACCCCAGTGGGCTCACGACCTGAGCTCACTGGCCTTACCGATCTACTCTCTTGTTCACGGCAGAAAAACTCCGCATTGGAAAAGTTTTACCTGGCGCGATCTGTATTTTGCGAATCCCCTGGGAATTGCCGGTGGAGTTGATAAAAACGCTGAAAATTTAAAAGACTGGTGGGCTTTGGGTTGTGGCTTTGTTGAAGTCGGAACTGTGACTCCCCTTCCACAAGCTCCAAATCCTGGAAAGATCATGGACCGTGATCTGAAACTTCAGGCGATGTGGAATAAGATGGGATTTCCAAGTCATGGCGCAGATGAAACTTTCTATAACCTTGCGTTCTATGCTCCCAACTATCGCACTCCCATTTTCGTTAACATTGGAAAGAATCGCTACACTCCCAACAATCAAGCGGTTCAGGATTATCTTACACTCGTGGATAAATTCCGTCCGTTTGCCGATGCCTTTGTTGTGAATATCTCAAGTCCGAATACAAAAGGCCTCAGAGATCTTCAGAACAAAGAGAATCTGCGTGATTTGATTGGTCCGATTGTGGACCGTGTTTCTCACTTTGAACCGACGCCTGTTCTTGTGAAACTCTCTCCAGATATGGGAGATGAGGCTTTGGCAGAAACAGTTTTACACTGCCAAGAGTTGGGTGTTGATGGCTTCGTGCTAACAAACACAACATTGTCTCGTCCTCCGGGTTGCCATTTTCCTTCCGAGGGAGGACTCTCTGGAGCACCTTTAAAGGAACTTTCGCAGCGCGCATTAAAAGTTGCTGTCGAAAGCTTAGGCAAAAAACGCGAGGGTCTGCTTTTGGTCAGCGTTGGTGGCGTACTAACTCCAGAAGATGTCTTTGAAAGATTGCAAATGGGCGCAGATCTTGTTCAAATTTATTCTGCACTTGTGTTCCACGGACCTAGTTTTTTCCATGACGTGGCAAGAAGGTATAATGACGGACGATAG
- a CDS encoding Glu/Leu/Phe/Val family dehydrogenase has protein sequence MEHKIEPLYDGPLFRNAIQTLEEAAKIINCDPNVLERLKRPRRAITVSVPVRMDDYSVKVFTGYRVQYSPTLGPYKGGIRYHQNVDLSEVVGLAALMTFKNSVLGLPLGGAKGGITVDPTKLSRTEKQNLTRRYASEIAPFVGPTKDIPAPDVGTDPQTMAWFMDTYSQEQGGYAQPGVVTGKPVEIGGSLGRNHATGLGVVYVAEKAFEVCKMSMKGSSIAIQGFGNVGSFAAKFAHERGARIVAVSDVSGGIFNGDGLDIPEVMEYVKAHKFLKGYPKATPISNEDLLEVKCDALFPCALENQIDTHNAEKIQAKIIVEGANGPVTNAATKILSKRGVFIAPDVIANGGGVIVSYFEWVQDITSFFWDEDEVNNRLKGIITKAFDKGYALSKEKNVDMRSAAMAVSVQRLEKAMLLRGLYPR, from the coding sequence ATGGAACACAAGATTGAGCCCTTGTATGACGGGCCTCTGTTCAGAAACGCTATTCAAACTCTCGAAGAAGCGGCAAAGATTATCAACTGTGACCCTAACGTACTTGAGCGTCTAAAAAGACCTCGTCGCGCGATCACTGTATCTGTCCCTGTTCGTATGGACGACTACAGCGTAAAAGTTTTCACTGGCTATCGCGTTCAGTACTCTCCAACTCTCGGCCCTTACAAGGGCGGTATCCGTTATCACCAAAACGTAGACCTTTCTGAAGTTGTCGGCCTTGCGGCTTTGATGACTTTCAAAAACTCTGTTCTCGGTCTTCCTTTGGGTGGCGCAAAAGGTGGTATCACTGTTGATCCCACAAAACTTTCTCGCACTGAAAAACAAAATCTGACTCGTCGTTATGCTTCTGAAATTGCTCCTTTCGTAGGACCAACTAAAGACATCCCAGCTCCAGACGTGGGCACAGATCCACAAACAATGGCTTGGTTCATGGACACTTACTCTCAAGAGCAAGGTGGCTATGCACAACCGGGTGTTGTGACTGGTAAACCGGTTGAGATCGGTGGCTCTTTGGGCCGTAACCACGCAACAGGTTTGGGCGTTGTTTACGTAGCTGAAAAAGCTTTTGAAGTTTGCAAGATGAGCATGAAAGGTTCATCCATCGCGATTCAAGGTTTCGGTAACGTAGGTTCTTTCGCAGCGAAATTCGCTCACGAGCGTGGCGCTCGCATCGTTGCAGTGTCTGACGTCTCTGGCGGTATCTTCAACGGTGACGGACTTGATATCCCTGAAGTGATGGAATACGTGAAAGCTCACAAATTCTTGAAGGGTTATCCAAAAGCAACTCCAATCAGCAATGAAGACCTGCTTGAAGTAAAATGTGACGCTCTTTTCCCTTGCGCGCTTGAGAATCAAATCGACACGCACAATGCTGAAAAGATCCAAGCAAAAATCATCGTTGAAGGTGCGAACGGTCCTGTGACAAATGCAGCGACAAAAATTCTTTCGAAGCGCGGTGTGTTCATCGCTCCAGACGTTATTGCGAATGGCGGCGGCGTGATCGTGTCTTACTTTGAATGGGTTCAAGACATCACATCGTTCTTCTGGGACGAAGATGAAGTGAACAACCGTCTTAAAGGTATTATCACAAAAGCATTCGATAAAGGTTACGCTCTTTCTAAAGAGAAAAACGTCGACATGAGATCTGCTGCGATGGCTGTTTCTGTTCAACGTCTTGAGAAAGCAATGCTTCTCAGAGGATTGTATCCAAGATAA
- a CDS encoding MipA/OmpV family protein — MFLVCAASTSGAAEESKPLWEYGFGAGYAQYAHYPAADQYAQLFLPFPTFQYRGEILRADDHEGGRAYLLKNEKWSLEFSGSGSLPLDSSDNRAREGMENLPLVLEAGPQLVYSQDHAWEFKIAAFPSIVIDGAYIRQNGGSLNLQAAYRWEKEVVGLFVTPLGLSGILTLNAKAASQEFHKTYFEVSAKDATSVRSKYDAVAGFLDTQATYFQRISKGRFTLYAAVSYTDYSQSVNRKSPLHRADSNFEYGVGLTYVLGESKRQSVPLENTEGLINKAIERRKERLEQFQ; from the coding sequence TTGTTTTTAGTATGTGCAGCCTCGACTTCAGGGGCTGCCGAAGAAAGCAAACCCTTATGGGAGTACGGCTTTGGAGCGGGTTATGCGCAGTATGCCCATTATCCGGCGGCTGATCAGTATGCTCAGCTCTTTTTGCCTTTTCCGACCTTTCAGTATCGCGGTGAAATTTTGCGTGCAGATGATCACGAAGGTGGTCGCGCTTATCTTTTAAAAAATGAAAAGTGGTCCTTGGAGTTTTCCGGAAGTGGTTCGTTGCCGTTGGATTCTTCTGACAATCGTGCTCGTGAAGGCATGGAGAATCTTCCTTTGGTTTTAGAGGCTGGACCTCAACTGGTCTACTCTCAAGATCACGCTTGGGAATTTAAAATCGCTGCATTCCCTTCCATTGTGATCGATGGCGCTTACATTCGCCAAAACGGCGGAAGTCTTAATCTGCAAGCGGCTTATCGTTGGGAAAAAGAAGTGGTAGGTCTTTTTGTAACTCCGCTGGGCTTAAGTGGTATTTTGACATTAAACGCGAAGGCCGCATCTCAAGAATTTCATAAAACTTATTTTGAAGTTTCGGCGAAAGATGCCACAAGTGTGCGATCAAAATATGATGCCGTTGCTGGTTTTTTGGATACACAAGCAACATACTTTCAAAGAATTTCCAAAGGTCGCTTTACTCTTTACGCAGCAGTTTCTTACACGGATTATTCACAATCGGTGAATCGCAAAAGTCCCTTACATCGAGCGGATTCAAACTTTGAATATGGAGTCGGTCTTACTTATGTTCTGGGTGAATCCAAACGTCAGTCTGTTCCTCTTGAAAACACAGAAGGTCTAATCAATAAAGCGATTGAGCGTCGTAAGGAACGCCTCGAGCAGTTTCAGTAA
- a CDS encoding alpha-ketoglutarate-dependent dioxygenase AlkB, whose protein sequence is MFKPKGSYKPKFPPKGAENSSGRARGLVYKQGYISPREKEEILQYLNTLYPIWEMRYSKNNPPPENQKQRPLLRPVYWLGNWQFACLNYYHPPKGIYNRCVKAEGYPPILEYLVQKIETLVHESFEPRDIPRGWHLNTCLINYYGNQIQEDGKRLDCARVGEHKDFEPGPVASISFGERALFQFVSSKGTESRSNVILQQWLDDRSLQIFGGEKFKKHLFHRVQRVDKKEGHTFPLNEISNFETRRINFTFRYVPDEHIVPFKHLPNEAQEDVRGYMEKLAEHSEFFKSQL, encoded by the coding sequence ATGTTTAAGCCTAAAGGATCTTACAAGCCCAAATTCCCTCCCAAAGGAGCGGAAAACTCTTCCGGTCGCGCACGCGGCCTGGTTTATAAACAGGGCTACATTTCTCCTCGGGAAAAAGAAGAAATCCTTCAGTATTTAAACACGCTCTACCCGATCTGGGAGATGCGCTATTCCAAAAATAATCCGCCGCCTGAGAACCAAAAACAGCGCCCCTTGTTGCGCCCGGTTTACTGGTTGGGAAACTGGCAGTTTGCTTGTTTGAATTACTATCATCCGCCTAAAGGAATTTATAATCGCTGTGTAAAGGCCGAGGGGTATCCACCGATTTTAGAATACCTTGTGCAGAAAATTGAAACTCTAGTTCATGAATCTTTTGAACCGCGCGATATTCCCCGTGGCTGGCATCTCAACACATGCCTAATTAACTACTACGGAAATCAAATTCAAGAAGACGGCAAACGCCTGGATTGCGCGCGCGTGGGTGAGCACAAAGATTTTGAACCAGGCCCCGTGGCTTCGATTTCTTTTGGTGAGCGCGCTCTTTTCCAATTTGTCTCAAGCAAAGGAACAGAGTCCAGATCTAACGTGATCTTGCAACAGTGGCTTGATGATCGCTCTTTGCAAATTTTCGGTGGAGAGAAATTTAAAAAGCACCTTTTCCATCGTGTGCAACGCGTGGATAAAAAAGAGGGTCACACTTTTCCTCTGAACGAAATTTCAAACTTTGAAACTCGTCGTATCAACTTCACCTTCCGTTATGTTCCTGACGAACACATCGTGCCTTTTAAACATTTGCCCAATGAAGCCCAAGAAGACGTGCGCGGTTATATGGAAAAACTCGCGGAACATTCCGAATTCTTTAAAAGTCAGCTTTAG